In Candidatus Methylacidiphilales bacterium, the sequence CTGGGCGATGCCGAACGGGAGTTTGACGCGGCCGGTGTCGACGACGGGTTTGAAGTCGACGAACATGCCCTGGGCGGTTTCGGGGCGGAGGTAGGCGGTGGAGGATTCGTCTTTGAGGGCGCCGACCTGGGTTTCGAACATGAGATTGAAATCTCTGGGCGGGGTGAGGGAACCGGGCTCACCGGTGGCGGGGGAGGGGATGAGGGGGATTTCGTCGGCGGTGGCCTCGGTGAAGCAACGGACTTGGACGGGGGCGAGGGTGCCTTGGAGGGCTTTCTTGCGTTTGTAGGTTTCGGCGGCGGCTTGGAGGTCCTCCTGCACGCGTTCGTTTTCGAGGAGGGAGACGTAGCCGTGGGTGGTGCCGTCGATGATGACGGGGGCGAAGAAGATCTGGTCGGCGCGGAAGCGTTGTTTGGAGACCTTGCAATCGACCATGGGGTCGGAGAAGCCGTCGACGTGGCCGGAGGCTTTCCAAACATTGGGGTGCATGATGATGGAGGATTCGAGGCCGACGACGTCGTCGCGGCGCTGGACCATGTCGGTCCACCAGGCGTTGCGGAGATTGCGTTTGAGTTCGGTGCCGAGGGGGCCGAAGTCGAAGAAGCCGTTGAGGCCTCCGTAGATTTCGGAAGATTGAAAAATGAAGCCGCGCCGTTTGCAAAGGGCGGTGATTTTCTCCATGATGGGGTGCTCGGCCATGCTATTTCCTCGATTTGAAAAGGTTGGACGATAGCCTGCGCTCGGCGGAATGAACACAGAAATTTCCAAACGCGGGACGGGTGCGAAAGCGGAGGCTGGGGGACGCCGCCGGCATTGGACGTGGCCGCGGTTCTTCTCCTACGGCCTTTTGGCGGTGTTGTTGCTGGTCCTGGTGGTGTTGATGGGGTTCCGGTACTACGGTCTGCCGGAAGCGATCGGGGTGCGGTTGCGGGACGAACTGGCCAAGAAGGGGCTGGCGGTGGATTTCCGGCGTCTCTATCTGGACCCGTTCGGGCGGGTGGTGGCGGAGGACCTGCAGGTCCGGCGTCAGGAGCGCGACATGTCGCAGAACTTGCTGGTGGAGAAGCTGAGGTTTTCATTCAACTGGATTTCGTGGTGGCGGGGAGAGCCGTTCCTGGAAGCGGCATCGATGAGCGGCGCGGATCTGGAGGTGCCCTTGGACGGGGAGACCTCGGTGCGGTTGGAAGCGGTCAATGCGGACGTGCGTTTCAAGCCCGGGCAGCTGGTGGTGCGGGATTTCCGGGCCCGCCTGCTCAACCTGAATCTCCACGCCAGTGGAACGTTGGATTATGCCGGGTTCCAGCCGGGGGCGCCGCTGACGGCGGAAAAGATCCGGGCCCGGGCCGCGGCCTGGCGGTCGGTGGAAAAAATTCTGGGCGAATTCGGGGGCGAGCGGCCGATGAATTTGGACATCGAGGCCCGGATCAACCTGGCCCGGATGGATGATTGCACGGCGCGGATCGTCCTGGACGGAAAACGGCAGGAATGGCGGGGGGTGATCTGCGAGCGCATTCTGGCCGACATCCGGTATGAGAACCGGCTGGCGCAGGTTGAATTCGAGACGGCATTCCTGCGTGGTGGGGTTCGTGTCGAGGGGGCGTGGTCGCAGGGGCAGAAACAGGCGCGGGTTTCATTTGATGCCGACGCCGATGTGTCCTTGATGGCGCCGGCCTTTCCCGGGGGGGTGGGGGAATGGCTGAAGGATGTGCGCTTCCGCACCCTGCCGGGTCTGGAGGGCACGGTCGATCTCGATTGGAGCGAGGGATTGCGCTACCTGATTGTCGGGCGGGCCAACTGGCGGGACTTCACCGTCAAGGACGCGTATTTTGAGTCGTTGTACCTGCCGCTGTCGTTCGATGGCAAGCGGATCATGGTGCCCGGGCTGACCTTGCGGGGGAGCCGGGGGCGGGCCGATCTGGAGTTGTTCTACGACGGACAGGAGACGTTCAAGGCCAAGCTCGACAGCACCATCGATCCGACGCAGTTTGCCCCGCTCTTCGGTTCCGGGGCCAAGCCGTTTTTCGACAGCCTCAAATTCCGGAATGACGGACCGGTGGTGCATGCCGACTTCCAGGGGCGGGGGCTGAGAAAAGAGGGGATGACGGTCAGCGGACGGGTACAGGCTTTCGACTTTTCTTACAAGGGGGTAGCGCTCAAAGAGGTGGGGAGCAGTTTCCGTTATGCGGACGATGAGATCGACCTGCCGGATCTGCATCTGCGACGCGAGGAGGGTGAGGGGAGCGGTGCGGTCCGGCACAATTTCCGCACCCGCATCGTGGTTCTGAAGAACGTCAAGGCGCGGCTGCATCTGGCGGAGACGGCGCGGATCATCAGCAGCAAACTGGAGGAGTACGCCCAGCCGTACCGTTTCCTGGCCGCACCCTATGCCGAGGCCGAGGGCACGGTGGATGTGGACCACCAGAAGCTGACCGATCTGAAGGTGCATGTGGTTTCGCCGGAAGGCATGGACTACAAGTTCCTGGGCAAGGACGTGCGCCTCACGGATCTGGACGCCGATCTGGGCTTCAAGGGCATGGAGTTGAAGATCCTGCCCCGCAAGCCGGTGGGGCTGTTCGGTGGAAAAGCGGAACTGGACCTGGGGATCACCCTCACGCCCGAAGCACCCTACCGGGCCAAGGCCAAAATGACCGATGCGGATTTCGGCGCGCTCATGCGGACCTACTTCGGAAACAGCGAGATCAGCGGTCGCGTCAGTGGGCAGATCAACCTGCGGGGCCTCCTCAATGACATGAAGAGCATTGACGGGTTCGGCACCATGGCGGTGACCAAGGGAGCGATCTACGACATCCCGATGTTCGGCGGTTTCTCCCAGGTGCTGAATTCCATCGTGCCCAACCTCGGCTA encodes:
- a CDS encoding AsmA-like C-terminal region-containing protein; its protein translation is MNTEISKRGTGAKAEAGGRRRHWTWPRFFSYGLLAVLLLVLVVLMGFRYYGLPEAIGVRLRDELAKKGLAVDFRRLYLDPFGRVVAEDLQVRRQERDMSQNLLVEKLRFSFNWISWWRGEPFLEAASMSGADLEVPLDGETSVRLEAVNADVRFKPGQLVVRDFRARLLNLNLHASGTLDYAGFQPGAPLTAEKIRARAAAWRSVEKILGEFGGERPMNLDIEARINLARMDDCTARIVLDGKRQEWRGVICERILADIRYENRLAQVEFETAFLRGGVRVEGAWSQGQKQARVSFDADADVSLMAPAFPGGVGEWLKDVRFRTLPGLEGTVDLDWSEGLRYLIVGRANWRDFTVKDAYFESLYLPLSFDGKRIMVPGLTLRGSRGRADLELFYDGQETFKAKLDSTIDPTQFAPLFGSGAKPFFDSLKFRNDGPVVHADFQGRGLRKEGMTVSGRVQAFDFSYKGVALKEVGSSFRYADDEIDLPDLHLRREEGEGSGAVRHNFRTRIVVLKNVKARLHLAETARIISSKLEEYAQPYRFLAAPYAEAEGTVDVDHQKLTDLKVHVVSPEGMDYKFLGKDVRLTDLDADLGFKGMELKILPRKPVGLFGGKAELDLGITLTPEAPYRAKAKMTDADFGALMRTYFGNSEISGRVSGQINLRGLLNDMKSIDGFGTMAVTKGAIYDIPMFGGFSQVLNSIVPNLGYAVADKAQAEYIFKNGVIQMDKVDVAATTFALIGKGTYDYVNDRVDMNMRVNMRGLMGIALFPVSKLFEYEGKGTLNDTKWGPKMF